The nucleotide sequence CGATCTCGTAGCGGACGCTGGACTTCCCGAGGTGCGCCACCCGCAGCCCAACCCTCAACGAGCCAGGAAAGGACACCGATGAGTGATACGCGCAGTGCGACTCGACGCACAGCCCGATCACCGCCCCGGCTTCGATGTCGAGGCCGCCCTGCTCGATGAGCCAGGTGTTGATCACGGTGTCCATCAGCGAGTAGTGGACGACGTTGTTGGCGTGCCCGTAGACGTCGTTGTCCTTCCAGCGCAACGGGATCGTCTGCCAATGCGGGTACTCGCTCACCACAGGGACACCGACTCGCGCAGGATGCCGGACAGATCGTCCGCGGACGCTTCGCGGGGTGCGGTGGCCAGCAAGCGCTGCTGCTTGAGGGTTCCCTCGACGAGGGAGTCCACATCGGACTCCGTGTAGCCGACGGCACCGATGCCGTCCGGGATGCCGATCTGCCGCATCAGGTCGATCAGCACCGCGGGCAGGTGGTCGGCGAAGTCGCCGGGCCACTCGAAGTCGGGGGCCAGCAGGCGGGCGACGCGCAGGT is from Amycolatopsis mediterranei and encodes:
- a CDS encoding acyl-CoA thioesterase; this encodes MVSEYPHWQTIPLRWKDNDVYGHANNVVHYSLMDTVINTWLIEQGGLDIEAGAVIGLCVESHCAYHSSVSFPGSLRVGLRVAHLGKSSVRYEIGMYAADESLVAEGHFVHVFVDRESRRPTPVSGKLREALEALQPG